Proteins encoded in a region of the Candidatus Omnitrophota bacterium genome:
- a CDS encoding thiamine-phosphate pyrophosphorylase, with the protein MAGDKKIDKGVYRIIDANLNRVTEGIRVCEDILRFSSDNETLTRKLKDLRHDVFNAIKDLRKEHLEELVSSRNLNDVGIRSSESEKIRENLVDLFLANTQRGKESLRVLEEVLKLFDQELSQKFKKFRFKLYEIEKAAVKGIEMIKGK; encoded by the coding sequence ATGGCCGGGGACAAGAAAATAGATAAAGGGGTCTATCGTATAATCGACGCGAACCTTAATCGGGTGACCGAAGGGATCAGGGTGTGCGAGGATATACTGAGGTTCTCTTCGGATAATGAAACACTTACGCGTAAATTGAAGGATCTCAGGCATGATGTCTTCAATGCCATAAAGGACCTGAGGAAAGAGCACCTGGAAGAGCTGGTGTCCTCCAGGAACTTGAATGATGTCGGGATAAGGTCCAGCGAGTCGGAGAAAATAAGGGAGAATCTGGTCGACTTATTCCTGGCCAATACCCAGAGGGGAAAAGAGTCACTCAGGGTGCTGGAAGAAGTGCTTAAGCTCTTTGACCAGGAATTGTCGCAGAAATTCAAGAAGTTCCGTTTCAAACTTTACGAGATCGAAAAAGCCGCGGTTAAGGGCATAGAGATGATAAAAGGTAAATAA
- the rfaE2 gene encoding D-glycero-beta-D-manno-heptose 1-phosphate adenylyltransferase, with product MYTDKIREKEELKREVISLKASGSKVGFTNGCFDILHRGHARYLAEAKGYCDRLIVAVNTDNSVKRIKGPDRPVNPCDARMEMLAALEAVDLVTSFGEDTPEDIIKYIVPDIIFKGGDWKENDIVGGEFVKKNGGMVRVIPYLEGFSTTRMIKDIKGER from the coding sequence ATGTACACCGATAAGATCAGAGAAAAAGAAGAACTGAAGCGGGAGGTCATATCTTTAAAGGCTTCCGGTAGTAAGGTCGGGTTCACGAACGGGTGTTTTGACATCTTGCACCGGGGGCACGCGAGGTATCTTGCCGAAGCTAAAGGGTATTGTGACAGGCTTATTGTGGCCGTAAATACCGACAATTCCGTGAAAAGGATAAAGGGGCCCGACAGGCCCGTGAACCCCTGTGACGCGCGCATGGAAATGCTGGCGGCGCTTGAAGCTGTTGACCTGGTAACATCATTCGGGGAAGATACGCCGGAAGATATTATAAAGTACATTGTTCCGGATATCATTTTTAAGGGCGGGGACTGGAAAGAAAATGATATCGTTGGAGGCGAGTTCGTGAAAAAGAATGGCGGCATGGTAAGGGTCATACCATACTTGGAAGGATTTTCCACTACGCGTATGATCAAGGATATCAAAGGAGAAAGGTAA
- a CDS encoding SIS domain-containing protein — translation MDAKSLVRDILRESIDAKEKFLSSDKNVSIVARAAEAIAEAYDHGRKVVVFGNGGSAADSQHMAAELVVRFEKERRALPCICLASDCSAITATGNDYDFSRIFSRQIEAFGEEGDVAVAISTSGKSPNIIEAVRSAKNRKMVTIALTGGTGGELAGMCDMPIVVPSRVTGRIQEVHSAVIHIICKIVEEMAGDVHR, via the coding sequence ATGGACGCTAAAAGCCTTGTGAGGGATATCCTCAGGGAAAGTATTGACGCCAAGGAAAAATTCCTGTCCTCCGACAAGAATGTCTCCATAGTGGCGCGGGCGGCCGAAGCCATAGCAGAAGCGTATGATCATGGCAGGAAAGTGGTCGTGTTCGGCAATGGCGGCAGCGCAGCGGACAGCCAGCATATGGCCGCGGAACTTGTGGTGCGGTTCGAAAAGGAAAGAAGGGCATTGCCCTGTATCTGCCTGGCATCGGATTGTTCGGCCATAACTGCTACAGGCAATGATTACGACTTTTCAAGGATATTCAGCAGGCAGATAGAGGCGTTCGGGGAAGAAGGGGATGTGGCTGTGGCGATATCAACAAGTGGTAAGTCGCCTAATATTATCGAAGCAGTCCGTTCCGCAAAGAACAGGAAAATGGTGACCATAGCTCTTACGGGCGGTACGGGTGGAGAGCTTGCCGGGATGTGTGATATGCCTATAGTAGTGCCGTCCAGGGTTACCGGCCGGATACAGGAAGTGCACTCCGCCGTTATCCATATAATATGCAAGATAGTGGAAGAGATGGCTGGTGATGTACACCGATAA
- the amaP gene encoding alkaline shock response membrane anchor protein AmaP has product MVFIRKILVLLYLIAMVTVGASIIALSLGLLTPEMVTDVASLIKGDINYQVGAASVGAIFVVIGIMAPYRLSKKIRKNRIVSFQNADGEVTVSLAAIEDYILKVTRNVPDIKEVGARVDINRKGIDIIMSVSMASAANIPDITERVQMAVKSSVKNMLGIEEKINIKMHVKKIMKAERAAEPLESGEPEIPYRESR; this is encoded by the coding sequence ATGGTATTTATCAGGAAAATACTCGTATTGTTGTATCTGATAGCGATGGTGACCGTTGGAGCGTCGATAATAGCGCTTTCTTTGGGTCTTTTGACCCCCGAAATGGTAACAGATGTGGCATCTCTCATAAAGGGCGACATCAATTATCAGGTTGGCGCGGCATCGGTCGGCGCGATCTTTGTGGTAATAGGGATAATGGCGCCGTACAGGTTGTCAAAGAAGATAAGGAAGAACAGGATAGTGTCCTTCCAGAACGCGGACGGCGAGGTGACAGTCTCATTGGCGGCCATCGAGGATTATATCCTTAAGGTGACGAGGAATGTGCCGGACATTAAAGAGGTCGGGGCAAGGGTGGACATAAACAGGAAAGGCATCGATATAATTATGTCCGTATCCATGGCCTCGGCGGCAAATATACCGGATATTACAGAACGTGTGCAGATGGCCGTGAAAAGCAGCGTCAAGAACATGCTTGGGATCGAAGAAAAGATCAACATTAAAATGCATGTGAAAAAGATCATGAAGGCTGAACGCGCGGCCGAACCGCTGGAAAGTGGTGAGCCAGAGATACCGTACAGGGAATCCAGGTAG
- the accC gene encoding acetyl-CoA carboxylase biotin carboxylase subunit: MFSKILIANRGEIALRIIRACKEMGIRTVAVYSQADSNSLHVRFADEAVCIGKAQPSNSYLNIPAIISAAEITDVEAIHPGYGFLAENAHFAEICESCKIKFIGPSPENMRLMGDKMTAKTTMKNAGVPVTPGSEGLINTKEDALREAKKIGYPVIIKASAGGGGKGMRICHNDVSLVSAFLTAKAEAEAAFGNPAVYMEKYIGAPRHIEFQIMADERGNVVHLGERDCTIQRRHQKLIEEAPSPYLSAAMRKKMGGIAVKAAQAVGYRGAGTVEFLVDGDDFYFMEMNTRIQVEHPVTEMVTGLDLIKEQIRVAMGHKLSCKQEDIKIKGWALECRINAEDPDADFRPSPGKIEALSIPGGPGVRVDTHVYSGYEIPPFYDSMMAKLITYGKDREQAIKTMQRALDEFLVAPIKTTVEFHKKVLLNPDFQKGKFSTHFVEKFFPKKD; encoded by the coding sequence ATGTTTTCAAAAATACTCATAGCAAATCGCGGGGAAATAGCCCTGCGCATAATAAGGGCCTGCAAGGAAATGGGCATAAGGACAGTTGCTGTCTATTCCCAGGCCGACAGTAATTCTTTACACGTGCGTTTTGCCGACGAGGCGGTCTGCATTGGCAAGGCACAGCCTTCGAACAGTTATCTTAACATACCGGCTATAATAAGCGCCGCCGAAATAACGGATGTTGAGGCGATACACCCGGGATATGGGTTCCTGGCGGAGAACGCTCACTTCGCGGAAATATGCGAATCCTGTAAGATCAAGTTCATTGGTCCGTCCCCCGAGAACATGCGGCTCATGGGGGATAAAATGACGGCAAAGACCACGATGAAAAATGCTGGGGTACCGGTAACTCCGGGCAGCGAAGGACTTATCAACACAAAAGAAGACGCGTTACGAGAGGCGAAGAAAATAGGGTACCCGGTGATAATAAAGGCCTCGGCAGGCGGCGGCGGTAAGGGAATGAGGATCTGCCATAACGATGTGAGCCTTGTGAGCGCTTTCCTGACGGCGAAAGCGGAAGCTGAAGCGGCTTTCGGGAATCCGGCCGTGTATATGGAAAAATACATAGGGGCTCCGCGGCATATAGAGTTCCAGATAATGGCTGATGAGAGAGGCAATGTGGTGCATCTCGGAGAAAGGGATTGTACTATACAAAGAAGGCACCAGAAACTTATAGAAGAGGCGCCTTCTCCCTATCTTAGCGCGGCTATGCGCAAAAAGATGGGGGGGATAGCCGTTAAGGCCGCACAGGCGGTCGGATACCGTGGTGCCGGTACGGTCGAGTTCCTTGTTGACGGGGACGATTTCTACTTCATGGAGATGAACACCCGTATACAGGTGGAGCATCCGGTCACGGAAATGGTCACCGGGCTGGACCTTATCAAGGAACAGATCCGGGTGGCGATGGGGCATAAGTTAAGCTGTAAGCAGGAAGATATAAAAATAAAAGGATGGGCGCTGGAGTGCCGGATAAATGCCGAGGATCCGGACGCGGATTTCCGGCCGTCCCCGGGAAAGATAGAGGCTCTCAGTATACCCGGCGGACCGGGTGTCAGGGTAGATACCCATGTGTATTCCGGGTATGAGATACCCCCATTTTACGATTCTATGATGGCCAAGCTCATTACTTATGGTAAGGACAGGGAGCAGGCCATAAAGACGATGCAACGGGCCTTGGACGAGTTCCTTGTGGCGCCTATCAAGACCACTGTAGAGTTCCATAAGAAAGTTCTACTCAACCCTGACTTTCAAAAAGGTAAGTTTTCGACACATTTTGTGGAAAAATTCTTTCCGAAGAAAGATTAG